One stretch of Microcebus murinus isolate Inina chromosome 12, M.murinus_Inina_mat1.0, whole genome shotgun sequence DNA includes these proteins:
- the LOC105874159 gene encoding large ribosomal subunit protein eL42: protein MVNVPKTRRTFCKKCGKHQPHKVTQYKKGKDSLYAQGKRRYDRKQSGYGGQTKPIFRKKAKTTKKIVLRLECVEPNCRSKRMLAIKRCKHFELGGDKKRKGQVIQF, encoded by the coding sequence ATGGTGAACGTTCCTAAAACCCGTCGGACTTTCTGTAAGAAATGTGGCAAGCACCAACCCCACAAAGTGACACAGTACAAGAAGGGCAAGGATTCTCTGTATGCCCAGGGAAAGCGGCGTTATGATAGGAAGCAGAGTGGCTATGGTGGGCAGACTAAGCCGATTTTCCGGAAAAAGgctaaaactacaaagaaaattgtGCTGAGGCTTGAGTGTGTCGAGCCCAACTGCAGATCTAAGAGAATGCTGGCTATTAAGAGATGCAAGCATTTTGAACTGGGAGgagataagaagagaaagggcCAAGTGATCCAGTTCTAA